A window of Mustela lutreola isolate mMusLut2 chromosome X, mMusLut2.pri, whole genome shotgun sequence genomic DNA:
GTACAcagctaacaacaacaacaaaagaagggACAAAACCCCACACGCTAAGgctaaaattacaataaaaatgtcaACTTCATCAATtccaacttagaaaaaaatacaacaaatgcAGCAGTTGGTGGTGTGGCCCCTAGCCCGGACCCAGGGGCCAAGCCAGGCTCAGTGGGGGCTACTGTACACCCCGCTGGGAGCCAGGAGATTTGCACAGAACACTGCTCGGGCCACCGCgggctcattcttcccctttctctcttccttcctagcTCTCTAATCGCGAAAGAAGAGGGACAGGACAGGGGCTCGGAGTACGAAGGCCGTTGAGACGGGTTGGATGAAGCTGAAGCGCAGGGCCGTGCAGCGGCAGGATATGCAGAAGGAACCAGGTGGGCATCTAGTGCTCAGGTGCCCGCCAGTCCTCTGGGAgcagaggcgggggaggggagcttgggggcgggggggggcgctCTTCTGCTTCCATGCTACAGCCCCTCCGCCCTTGACTGCCCCCTCAGAACCAAGGTGACCAGCTGCTGGAGGCACGTGCATCCCCGTCTCCGAGGCACATCTGCTTCATCCAAAGCCTCTGTCTAGCTCCCTCGGAAAACGGGGCCTGCTCGGCTCCCAGAGGAGGGGCCGgcgggaagaggggaggagggcgCGAGTCTCACTTGCTCACTGCTCTGCCAGATCCGCGTTCTGCTTCCTCCCACAGCAGCGGTGCAATGTGCTTTCTTgcgattattttaaaaacagagagggagagagaatgagaggcgGCCAGTGGCTCCTGAGGGTGAAGTGTGAGCGCCGGGTGGGGAGGACAGGGGGTCCTGGCAGGTGGCGTTCCTGAagcagaagggggggggggtccggCGAAGGGTTCAGGTGCAGGGGCGCTGCCTCTCACTGACCATCTGCCTTAGATTTCTTTGGAGCGGATTTCCTTGGAAGGAgccaagaagaaggaaagagagtatCAGCATGGGTCCCGACGACACTGGGAAACCACGCGGCGGGACTCCCTGCAGACCTCCGGCTGGTGCCTCACACGCACTCCCACCCCATGTGCAGCCCCTCGAGGCTTTGGAAGGGACGAGCCACACTGTTTCTACTGCTGCTTCCTCCCAGTAGCTGTCTACCCTCAGCCTTAGAAAGTTCCAGAAAGGGGCTTCCTGCTTACATTTCCGGAGAGGACATGGGCCGCTTGCTGGCTGGCTTGGCGCCAGAGCTGTCTTTACTGGTTTCTGAAAGGAAGAACGGAGTGGTAAGCAGCTCAGTGAGGTGGGCCGAGTGGCCGACTTCAGCTGCACAGTGGCCCACAGGCCAAGAGGCCGAGAGCAGAGGGGACAGGGACACCGTGCCCACAGCCTACAGAAGCCTGCCGAGCGAAGGCCTCTCCTATGTGTGCCACCTCTTCCCGCAGTAGCCCGGGCCTGGGTGCGAGACGCTCACCGTTCTCCCAGGTTGGCCTCATGGGAACTGGAGTGAAGCCCGACAAAGCACGCTGGGGCGTCCATTCTCCACCCTGCGCCCTGGACTTGGCCTTGCCCTGCGCCTCCGACTTGAAGTCCTCATGCTCCCCCGTCTCACCTCAAACACCCTTGGCCGGCTTTCCCTGAACCCGCAGATGAagcgaggtgcccccccgccccgAGACCCCTCCATAGCACCCATCCTAAGTCATCTCCCCCAACCGTGAGGCTCTAACGTCCAGCCTGGAGCGAGGTCGCCCCACCTCACGTGATGCTGGCCCCAGGAGCCTCCCGCACGACACCCACCTTGCAACCACCTCACTTGGGTGGCTGGGCCATAGCCCTTCTCGTTGCGGGCGGCGATGCGGAAGATGATGGCGGGCTTGGTGGTGTAGTCGATGTGGGCGTTGGAGAGGCTGGATGACTGCACCAGGCAGGACGGGCTGGGCCCGCAGTACACCCGCATGAAGGCCAGCTGGGCCGGCGTGGAACTCTTGGGCTCGCCACCGGCCTGCGAGCTCTGGATGGCCAGGTACACCGAGTACTCGATGATCTTGCCGGAGGTCACAGACGGCGGCTCCCAGGTCAGGTGCGCACCATCTGGACTCTAGAACCAAGGGGCCAGAGGTCAAGCCATGCCGCCTGTGGCCTCTGTGActctctccctcggcctctcCGGAGACAGAGAAGTGGGAACACTTTGTGGCTCCCCAAACTGACTGGTTGTACCTTAGCTCTTTTCCTGACACAACCGAGCTCTGGGGACATGGCCTCGCCAGCCCCGGCCCGGGGGGTCAGTCTGACCGAATGACGAAGTAACACGAACGGGGGCTCAGAGCACCGCCTCCCTTCACCTGCTCTGCCACCGACTGTGGGACTTGGCCCTGAGCctcttggtgcctcagtttcctcagatcCCAGACCTCCTCAGGACGTTGAAAGATtggataaagaaaacacattGAACGTGGCAGGTAAGAGACCCTCAGTGAACACTAGCTGCCACGTTAGAGAAAAGGAGACCGAACATGGGGAGGGAAGGAACGGACTCTCGTCAACCCAGCACCCGGCGACAGGACAGAAGCTGCAGCCCAGACCCAGCCGGCCCAGAAGGGAGTGCCTGGAGGACAGGCTTGGGCTCGGCCTGCTGAATTCCAGCTGGGCACAGGGTCACCCCCATGGCAAGACTCACTTTGCTGATTTTAATGGCACAGGGGGCCCCCGGAAAACCAGGCAGACATGTCTTAAAGGCCGAGATCTCGCTGAAGGGTCCCCGGCCGCAGGCATTGATCCCGGCCACGCGGAACTTATAGGCTGTGCCCGGCTGCAGCTCCTGCTTCTTCAGCTGGTTGTAGTCGGGGACGGTGCCCGAGTCGTCCTGGGTACAGAGGCCGGgaggacaggaagagggagagagaaaaaggtgaCCTAAGCCCCATCGCTGAGAGAGCAGCTCTGGGGTTGGGCTCCAGGGCCGGCAGCACTCTCCCATCCTGGGGATGGGCCAGGAGGGCAGCAGTAGGGACAGGGGACTGACAATAGGCTTTGTGGCGGCTCTAAGGGCCCTGGGAGAAAGAGGCATGTGGAGAGGATGCCACAGGTGGCTGTCCTCCGGCTAGCCCCAAGGCAGATGGTGCCCTGGGGAGCTTCGGAAGGCGCCGTGAGCCCCGACACCTGCCTCATGGCcagcccgcccccgcccccgcccaagGGCACCGGCTGGGGGGAACACTTACGTCAGAAGGGATAGCGTCATCTGGTGGCAGAAAATAGTGTGTCACCATTACATTGGTACCCTTAATGACCCCCACATCAAACCACTGGTTCTCCTTCTTCACAGGCGCCTTGCTGGGTGGCGGCGGCAAGTCTGGCTTCTGAGAGACGGAAAGGAGAGCTGAAACCCTCGGCCTTCGGGCCCCGGGCGCCGCACCTCTCAAAACCCCGCCACACCAGACTCACCACACCCAGGGACTCGATGCCATTGGCCACTTCCGTCAGGGTGGCCGCGGCCTGCAGCTTGGCGGGGCTGGCTACCACCACCGGCTGCGGAGCCACAAACGTGTTGGACGGAGCCAGGCCTGTGAGGCAGAGAGACATCCTTGGGGGGCTGGCCCGGAGAGCCTGCTTGTGCGCGGGGAGCTCCTCCCCCTCAGGCCAGACCACCCCGGCCACGTCTGCGGGGAAGGGCCCAGGGGCTTGGCCCCCACCGGCGCGGCGCGGCACCCTCGCACTCACTCTCGGTGGCCGTGGGGGGCAGCAGGGCCACGGTGCTGGGCACGGCCGCGGCCAGCTCGTTGAGGCAGTTGCCCTCGATGGCTGGGTCGTTGAGGCTGTCGGCGGGGGCCAAGGCCTCGGTGGggaggtgctgctgctgctgcgccTGCGCCTCctgtagctgctgctgctgcacgAGCGCGGCCAGCTCCTGCTGCGTCAGCACGATGGGGATGGTGGCGGCCTGGCCCTCCTGTCCCTCGGCCGACAGGTGGCCCAGCTCCGCCTGCGTCACAGCCGCCGCCGCCTCAGATGTGTCCATGGGCTCCCCGGTGCCTGCtccagggggcggggtgggggtggaggcaggaaCGCCACTCAAGAGGAGCGCCGGCCCAGGCGGCCCAGCCCCACGCCCCCGCCCTCCCTGTCCTGGCCAACTCGGGCCACCCTGGCAGGGAACCAGGCCCCCTCTTCTCAGGCAGCCCGCTACCTCCCAGCGCAGTGGCCACCTGGTCGGGGCAGTCAGTGGGAGGCCGCAGAGGCCCAACCCGGCCTTGCTCCTCCCGAGGGGCCCACCTTCCCCTCAGGGCTCCTGGCCGGCCTGGCCGGAAACCGCCGCAGTCAGTGCTCAGCTGCCCCTCCGCCAGCACCTACCCATGACGGCCTGTTGCGCTGCCTGGAGCACTGCCTGGATGGCCAGGGCCTGGGCCTCCTCCGTGGCTGCGGCCTGGGCAGCCGCTTCAGCGGCAGCAGTGACCGCCAGCTCCTCGGGGGTGAGCCCCGTCACCATGAGGGTGGTGGTGCCCGCCTGGGCCTCGGCCATCAGCTCTTGGGGGAGGGCCAACTGGTCTACGTCAGACTGTGTGGGTGGGGGCGGCTGGACCACCACCGTGGCCACCACGGCTGAGCTGGCAGGCTCCTGGCCCGGAGACGGGTCCCCTGTACTGCTCAGATCCACGGCGGCCTGGAGCTCAGGGGTCTGGGAGGCTGACAGGACCTCGGCGGACTCCCCCAGCAGGGGTGTAGAGGTGGGCTGCAGGAGTTGCCGTGGCGGCAGCTGCTGGCGAGGCCCTGGCGAGGCCTGGAGTTCCTCTGGGGGCTGCAGGATGTCAACAGCAGAGAAGGGCATGTCAGAAGTTTCTGTGTTGGCTATGGTCACTGTTATCGTGGCTGGGATGGGGACTTCGGTGGTCAGAGCCCCTGGGGTAGCCTCAGTCACTGATGAGATCTtctagaaagggagagaagcccCCGTCAGAGGGGAGAAAAGAGTGGCCAGAGCCGGGCAGCCTTCATCTTTCCCCGGAGACCTGGATTTTCACTGTCCACGGCCAGCCTCACCCCACCTGATTAGGAGCGCAGCAGGTGACCAAGCCATGGTGGGGGCGCACAAGACGGGAAACCCTTGGGACCCTCTGGCTGATTTTCACCCATCCTCAGAGAGGTATCCCGGTCTAGCCAAAGAGACACTCTGGCTCCTGCCGTGTCACTCTCACTGGTTATAGCCAAATGACAAGCCTCCAAGACGCTGGGGCCTGGAAgacccctgcctcctgcccaaCGATGCCCCAGGCAGGTCTTTTATGGTCAGGAAGAAGGACTCAGGAAAAGGGATGAGGAGCAGTCCAGCGCCTGGGGCAAGGGCGACACCTGGTGTCCAAGCCTGGAACCGCACGGACCAGAAGTGCAGTGGGCAGCAGAGAGGTGGCACAGGGTACCTCCGGGGGTTCTTACCGGCACCGAGGGGCCTGGGACGGGCGTGGACTGTGTTACAGTGGTCACAGCCCGTGTCAGGGTGGAGGACACGGTCGTTGTAACGGCACTGGAGCTGGTGATGTTCACATTGTCACCCTGGGTGCTCTCCGCCTCTCCCTGGTCACTGGCAGCTGGTGGGGGATCTGGAAGGGAGGGGAGCGAGCAAAGAGAAGTGTGACAAGTACTAGGCCAGCAGAAGCCCCAAGGCCTCTAGCCAGCTTTGCCCCCAGGGGACACAGTTTCTGGCAGTACCCCAACCCCTGCTGGGACACGGAGCCCCAAGAACTCTTAACTACTGGCTTCTAGCCGGGCGGCTCTTCTAGTCACCGCTCCCCTCAGCCTCTGAGCCCAGGGCTCCGGGAGACAACGCACGCCAGGCCAGTGTCTTTACTCACCTTGGTTCGAGCTCATGTTGGAGGTGACGGTGGTGGCTGTGTGCGTGGTGCCTGTCTCGTGCGTCTCACAAGGTGGGTTGGAGCAAACCCTCTGCGTCGGGAACGGAGCCAGCAACGAGGCAGCAGCCTGGGCGGCGACGGCGGCCGGTGCTGCCACCTCCAAGCCGGACTCTAGGGTCCTATGGGAGGGAACGGTATCGGGGAGCAGGGCGCCCACACCGACTGACATGGTGGTGCCAGTAGAAGTGGTCTGGTGCGTCTCGCACGGGCGGCCGGCAGGGGGCTGCTGTCCGCCCTCAGGCTGGCCTGCACTCCCACCAGAGGTGGCGGTGGTGGGTGTGTGCGTGGTACCCGTCTCGTGGGTCTCGCAAGGCGGGTTGGAGCAGACCCGCTGGGCACTGCCTGCGTTCGAGGTAGTGGCGGTGTTGGTGGTGCCCGTCTCGTGGGTCTCGCAGGGCGGGTTGGAGCAGACTTGGGTCACGGCGGCTGAAGGGCACAGCAGCGCCTCCAGGGCCGGCACAGTCACGGTGGCGGTGGCGCCTGGTGAGCTCTCGTATGTGGGCATGGGGGTCCCCCGGGCCTCGCCAGGCTCCCCGGCCCCCATGGCAGAGCGGACCGTGGTGGGTGTGTTGGTCGTGTGCGTGTGGTGGGCCTCCAACTGGCGGCCGATGGACACCAGTGGACTCAGGCCAGCCACGGGACTGTCCTTGCTTCCGAGGATGCTGGCTCGGACCTGGCCGCTCACAGGGGCCAGCTGCATGAAAGCTGAGCACGGGGCTGCGCCAGTGGCCATCACAGTCATGGTGGCGCTGGTCACGCTGGTCTGGCGGGTTTGGCACAAGGGCTTGACCGACATCTGGGCTCCCTCTGACGCCCCAGCAGCCACGCCAACCCGGAGCACAGCGGGCGCGGTGCTGGCCATGCAGACACGCCGCACGTCCCGCTGCTGGCCGGCGCCGATGCTGGACATGGCGGTGGTGGCGGTGCTGGTGGTGCCTGTCTCGTGCGTCTCGCAGGGCGGGTTGGAGCAGCTGTGTGGCCCAGCCATGTTGGACGTAGCGGTGGTGGCTGTGTTAGTGGTGCCTGTCTCATGCGTCTCACATGGTGGGTTGGAGCAGACGCGGACCACGCTGCCGTTCTGTGGCCCAACCGTCGAAGTCACGAGGGAAGCAGCTGCCTCCTGTCTGTCACAGACGAACTGCACGTGGGCGGGCTGAGGCTGCCCCCCGAGGTTAGCTACGACAGTGGTGGTGGCCGTGTTAGTGGTGCCCGTCTCGTGCGTCTCGCAGGGTGGGTTCGAGCACACCAGGGTCACGGTGCCTGGCTGTACCTCTCCCTGGCCCGAGTCAGCGATGGTGACCGTGGCCGTGGGCTGTTCTGTAGTAGGTGAGGCTAGAATGGACACAGGCAGGTCGTGCACAGGCTGAGCCTCGACACCACTGGGTGCCGTGATGAGAGTCACCTGGGTCGGCTGGGAGACAGGCTGGGGGAGAGAACAAATGGGAAGGGTTACTTCTGCAACTTCCCATCTGTCCCTCTGCCATCCTACAGCGTCACCCGTGCTGGCGGGGACCACTGGCTCAGGTTCTAAAGCAACAGCCCCGGGAAATACCCAGGACCCGTTTTCCCTCTGAGGTCCAGACATTGAGTGGCTCAGGGACCAGGTTAGAGGCACGGCTTTGCCTCCAAGACCATGGAGACTGGGAAGGGGCTGTGGGGTTGCGTCAGCGGCTAGGGCCAGTCCTTGGTCATGGAGGGAGCCCCGCTGACCCTGTACCTAGACGCTTCGCCACTTGCATGAATTCAGCTTAAAATGTATGAAGAAAGTAAATACTATGCACGCAAAAAGAGAAACCGTTGAATCGTCTACGTTGTAAGAGGAAACGTCTGCCCCGCGTTCAAAATCTAGAACTGCTTAAGACCTAACCTGCTGACACGACAGTCGTAGTGACCAAGAGCCACAGCGGTACAAACAGGGAAgcgcccctgcccctcccccaagccaCACAGGTGAGGAGAAGAGGGCCTGGACCCCAAGTAGCAGAGCAGAAGCCTTGGGCTGTGGCCCATCcatgcgcacgcgcacacacacgtgcatacgCACGCGGAGGCCGGCCATTGTACCTGCATGGTGATGGTGGGGGTGCTGAGCCCACCGGCCGCCGTCAGCGTGGTCTGAGCTGCCGACACGGTGATGGCAGTGGGGTTGATCACTTGGCTTGAGAGGGTGGCGATGGTGCCCAACGTGGTGATGGGCGTGGCCAGGGAGGCGCTGGTACTGTGGCCTCCGGCTCCGGCAAGGCTAGTGGAAACGGTGCCTGTCACTGTGCCGAGGGTTGTGACGcctggagggggaaggggcaagggTGGGGTGAGGCCCGTACCTGGGGCCTTCCCCCTGCTAGCAGCTtttccctctggcggggacagGACACAGGGACAGGAGCACACCCCAGGGGAGCGGCAGGCCCGACATCTAGGCTACGCACCTGTGGTGCCCTTCACAACCAACGTGGTGACAGCTGGCTTGACGGCAGAGACAGTGACTGGAGTGACCAGGCGGACACCCCCCATGGGCACGGTGCGGAGGATGGTGCCTGGCTGTCCAGGGGCCCCCTTCAGCACCACCTGTAATGCCAGAAGAGAGCGCCCCTGTGTCACTCCAAGGCTGCCCAGACCTTGTGCTGCCCCCTCCCGGGCCCCTCAAGAGGACGCGTGTGGCCTGCAGGGACCCTGGGCTGGATGCTGGGGCAAGGGACGGGCCGGGCACACCTCACCTGAGTCACTCCTTGCTGCCCGTGCCCAGTGGCGATCTTAGGGACAGCAGTGATGATTTTGGCCGGCGCTCCAGTTCCTGAAGTCATCActttggtggtgatgatggtgataggggacttgatgccaggactgcTGGTCACACCTGGGCAGGAGAGGGGTCGTTTGATCTCAAGGGCCCCTCGCCCTATTTCCCTCATACTCTCTTGCAAGCAGTgcctcccacccaccacccctcgaTCCAAACCCGGTACTGATTATAACCATGCCCCTGCCACCTCCCTACAAACGTGAAGCAAGGggcaaggaaaggaagagaggagaaaagcagacccctaaccctaaccaagaGCGCGCCACAGCCCGACCCCCTGCCCGTGCAGCCTTAGCCTCCTGACGAGGTTCCTCATCTGGGGCCCGAGAGAGGCCCCCACCTGTGGCACCAGCCTGCGTGATAATGGCCGACATGGGAATGGTCTTGATGATGGTGGTCGTGCCAGGCTTGGTGGTGCTTGGGGACACGCTGCTGATGCCCAGGATGGTGGGTTTAGTCCCTGCCCCACTGGCCTGCGTggtagtgatgatggtggtgggtTTGCCGTCTGCTGAGGTCACCAGCTTCAGGATGGTCCCGGCCGGCAGCGGCCCTTTGGTCTGCAAGAGCAAGACAAGTACATGGATGGCACCATCGCCAGGATGGGCCGCTCTCTACTGGTGGCCCGAGGGGCTCAAGGAAGGTTCCGAAGACAGGGAGAGGCGGGACCAAGCCCTGGGACGGTGTGAGCTGCAGAGTGTGAAGAGATCTTCCCTAGACAGGGACAGGGGTTCAGCCCAGAGCCGCCCCGTTGTCAGTCAGGGGCCCAGAGCCGCCCCGTGTCTGAGTCTGGGGCCCACAAGCGCACCTGGATGATCTGAGTCACTGGGCCCGTAGATGCCTGGCCCGTGACTGCCGAGGTCTGAACCGGTTTGGTCTGAACCACTGACATCACTTTGCCCAGGTTGgaaatctgaaaaggaaaggaCAGGGCAAGGAGTGATCTGGAAGCCCAGCAAGAGCACAGCCTGGGTTGGGCCTCTCCCGTCACAGGCAGCCCAGTGGCACCCGTCACTCACCAGAGCACTGCCTCCCGGGACGGAGATGGGGCTCTTCACCAGGGTGATGGTCTTGGTGACTCCACCCACCACGGTGGTCACCACCTGGGCTTGCTGGGCCACTGTCACAGTCCCGGACTTGTGGACCGTGATGATGGGGCGGGTGGATGTGTTGGCAGCGGAGGAGACCGACGTCCCCACCTGGGCGGCTGCGGTCTTCAGCATCCGGGTGGCGGGGTTGCTCACCTTGAAGGGGCGGAGACGGGCCATGAGCGGGACAGAGAGGCCGCGCCCCCGCCCAGAGTGGCCAGCAGGCCCgcggctccctccccacctgctcatCTACCTGCCCGCACCCACCCACCTGCAGAACGGCTCATGGTGGTTTCCCTTTCCGTTAGTGAAGCAAGAGAGGACACCGACAGCGCACGCCTAGCCTATGGCTAGTCACGGCCCCCATGGAACGGCTTGTTCCACAGTCCACGGCAAGCAGTGAGGAGGGGCCAACAGCCCCACAGTTTGCTCCAAAGCCCGGAAGGGGTGATCACTGTCTTACCCCAGTGCCCAGAGGCCCTACCCCAAGGCTGCTGGCTCAGAGCCGGGCCTGAGGCATACTCACCATGACCGGCGAGGAGGCCACCTTTACAGTTGCCGGGAGGGTGGTGGTGCCAGGTGTCACGGCCACGGTCTTGACGATGGTGGTGCCTGCTGGGACGCTCAGCACAGTGGGCGCCGAGGAAGGAGGGATCTTCTGTGTAGCGGCAGCGGCGGCTGCCAGCGCAGCCATGCCACTCATCTGGGGGCTGCTGCCGATCACCTGCAGGGGGCATGGGGTGCATGAGCCCGGGGCAGGGGAAGGCAGCAGAGACCTCGGCAGAATCCAGCTCAGCCCAGCCTAGGGAGCCTCCCCCCGGGGCCCAGCGTTCCTCCCGGCAGCACCTCTAGGCTCCAGCCTGGCCTCCTGCCACCAGCCAGGTGCGGGAACCCAGCAGCACGCGTCTGCCAGCTCTACATCTTTTCTGAAGACCACGAAGTCAGACACGGCTCCCTCCTCCTGGCCTGGGGTCAGACCCTGGCTGGCTAGATTCTCCCTTCGGGCTTCTGAACAAGGAAGTTCACGTTCAAGATGCCCTTGCGGGAGCCAGATGCA
This region includes:
- the HCFC1 gene encoding host cell factor 1 isoform X7 translates to MVEYGKYSNDLYELQASRWEWKRLKAKTPKNGPPPCPRLGHSFSLVGNKCYLFGGLANDSEDPKNNIPRYLNDLYILELRPGSGVVAWDIPITYGVLPPPRESHTAVVYTEKDNKKSKLVIYGGMSGCRLGDLWTLDIDTLTWNKPSLSGVAPLPRSLHSATTIGNKMYVFGGWVPLVMDDVKVATHEKEWKCTNTLACLNLDTMAWETILMDTLEDNIPRARAGHCAVAINTRLYIWSGRDGYRKAWNNQVCCKDLWYLETEKPPPPARVQLVRANTNSLEVSWGAVATADSYLLQLQKYDIPATAATATSPTPNPVPSVPANPPKSPAPAAAAPAVQPLTQVGITLLPQAASAPPTTTTIQVLPTVPGSSISVPAAARTPGMPAVLKVTGPQATTGTPLVTMRPASQAGKAPVTVTSLPAGVRMVVPTQSAQGTVIGSSPQMSGMAALAAAAAATQKIPPSSAPTVLSVPAGTTIVKTVAVTPGTTTLPATVKVASSPVMVSNPATRMLKTAAAQVGTSVSSAANTSTRPIITVHKSGTVTVAQQAQVVTTVVGGVTKTITLVKSPISVPGGSALISNLGKVMSVVQTKPVQTSAVTGQASTGPVTQIIQTKGPLPAGTILKLVTSADGKPTTIITTTQASGAGTKPTILGISSVSPSTTKPGTTTIIKTIPMSAIITQAGATGVTSSPGIKSPITIITTKVMTSGTGAPAKIITAVPKIATGHGQQGVTQVVLKGAPGQPGTILRTVPMGGVRLVTPVTVSAVKPAVTTLVVKGTTGVTTLGTVTGTVSTSLAGAGGHSTSASLATPITTLGTIATLSSQVINPTAITVSAAQTTLTAAGGLSTPTITMQPVSQPTQVTLITAPSGVEAQPVHDLPVSILASPTTEQPTATVTIADSGQGEVQPGTVTLVCSNPPCETHETGTTNTATTTVVANLGGQPQPAHVQFVCDRQEAAASLVTSTVGPQNGSVVRVCSNPPCETHETGTTNTATTATSNMAGPHSCSNPPCETHETGTTSTATTAMSSIGAGQQRDVRRVCMASTAPAVLRVGVAAGASEGAQMSVKPLCQTRQTSVTSATMTVMATGAAPCSAFMQLAPVSGQVRASILGSKDSPVAGLSPLVSIGRQLEAHHTHTTNTPTTVRSAMGAGEPGEARGTPMPTYESSPGATATVTVPALEALLCPSAAVTQVCSNPPCETHETGTTNTATTSNAGSAQRVCSNPPCETHETGTTHTPTTATSGGSAGQPEGGQQPPAGRPCETHQTTSTGTTMSVGVGALLPDTVPSHRTLESGLEVAAPAAVAAQAAASLLAPFPTQRVCSNPPCETHETGTTHTATTVTSNMSSNQDPPPAASDQGEAESTQGDNVNITSSSAVTTTVSSTLTRAVTTVTQSTPVPGPSVPKISSVTEATPGALTTEVPIPATITVTIANTETSDMPFSAVDILQPPEELQASPGPRQQLPPRQLLQPTSTPLLGESAEVLSASQTPELQAAVDLSSTGDPSPGQEPASSAVVATVVVQPPPPTQSDVDQLALPQELMAEAQAGTTTLMVTGLTPEELAVTAAAEAAAQAAATEEAQALAIQAVLQAAQQAVMAGTGEPMDTSEAAAAVTQAELGHLSAEGQEGQAATIPIVLTQQELAALVQQQQLQEAQAQQQQHLPTEALAPADSLNDPAIEGNCLNELAAAVPSTVALLPPTATESLAPSNTFVAPQPVVVASPAKLQAAATLTEVANGIESLGVKPDLPPPPSKAPVKKENQWFDVGVIKGTNVMVTHYFLPPDDAIPSDDDSGTVPDYNQLKKQELQPGTAYKFRVAGINACGRGPFSEISAFKTCLPGFPGAPCAIKISKSPDGAHLTWEPPSVTSGKIIEYSVYLAIQSSQAGGEPKSSTPAQLAFMRVYCGPSPSCLVQSSSLSNAHIDYTTKPAIIFRIAARNEKGYGPATQVRWLQETSKDSSGAKPASKRPMSSPEMKSAPKKSKADGQ
- the HCFC1 gene encoding host cell factor 1 isoform X4 — translated: MALKSATRFLPVSLFCSVTSATNQWFIPAVRGDIPPGCAAYGFVCDGTRLLVFGGMVEYGKYSNDLYELQASRWEWKRLKAKTPKNGPPPCPRLGHSFSLVGNKCYLFGGLANDSEDPKNNIPRYLNDLYILELRPGSGVVAWDIPITYGVLPPPRESHTAVVYTEKDNKKSKLVIYGGMSGCRLGDLWTLDIDTLTWNKPSLSGVAPLPRSLHSATTIGNKMYVFGGWVPLVMDDVKVATHEKEWKCTNTLACLNLDTMAWETILMDTLEDNIPRARAGHCAVAINTRLYIWSGRDGYRKAWNNQVCCKDLWYLETEKPPPPARVQLVRANTNSLEVSWGAVATADSYLLQLQKYDIPATAATATSPTPNPVPSVPANPPKSPAPAAAAPAVQPLTQVGITLLPQAASAPPTTTTIQVLPTVPGSSISVPAAARTPGMPAVLKVTGPQATTGTPLVTMRPASQAGKAPVTVTSLPAGVRMVVPTQSAQGTVIGSSPQMSGMAALAAAAAATQKIPPSSAPTVLSVPAGTTIVKTVAVTPGTTTLPATVKVASSPVMVSNPATRMLKTAAAQVGTSVSSAANTSTRPIITVHKSGTVTVAQQAQVVTTVVGGVTKTITLVKSPISVPGGSALISNLGKVMSVVQTKPVQTSAVTGQASTGPVTQIIQTKGPLPAGTILKLVTSADGKPTTIITTTQASGAGTKPTILGISSVSPSTTKPGTTTIIKTIPMSAIITQAGATGVTSSPGIKSPITIITTKVMTSGTGAPAKIITAVPKIATGHGQQGVTQVVLKGAPGQPGTILRTVPMGGVRLVTPVTVSAVKPAVTTLVVKGTTGVTTLGTVTGTVSTSLAGAGGHSTSASLATPITTLGTIATLSSQVINPTAITVSAAQTTLTAAGGLSTPTITMQPVSQPTQVTLITAPSGVEAQPVHDLPVSILASPTTEQPTATVTIADSGQGEVQPGTVTLVCSNPPCETHETGTTNTATTTVVANLGGQPQPAHVQFVCDRQEAAASLVTSTVGPQNGSVVRVCSNPPCETHETGTTNTATTATSNMAGPHSCSNPPCETHETGTTSTATTAMSSIGAGQQRDVRRVCMASTAPAVLRVGVAAGASEGAQMSVKPLCQTRQTSVTSATMTVMATGAAPCSAFMQLAPVSGQVRASILGSKDSPVAGLSPLVSIGRQLEAHHTHTTNTPTTVRSAMGAGEPGEARGTPMPTYESSPGATATVTVPALEALLCPSAAVTQVCSNPPCETHETGTTNTATTSNAGSAQRVCSNPPCETHETGTTHTPTTATSGGSAGQPEGGQQPPAGRPCETHQTTSTGTTMSVGVGALLPDTVPSHRTLESGLEVAAPAAVAAQAAASLLAPFPTQRVCSNPPCETHETGTTHTATTVTSNMSSNQDPPPAASDQGEAESTQGDNVNITSSSAVTTTVSSTLTRAVTTVTQSTPVPGPSVPKISSVTEATPGALTTEVPIPATITVTIANTETSDMPFSAVDILQPPEELQASPGPRQQLPPRQLLQPTSTPLLGESAEVLSASQTPELQAAVDLSSTGDPSPGQEPASSAVVATVVVQPPPPTQSDVDQLALPQELMAEAQAGTTTLMVTGLTPEELAVTAAAEAAAQAAATEEAQALAIQAVLQAAQQAVMAGTGEPMDTSEAAAAVTQAELGHLSAEGQEGQAATIPIVLTQQELAALVQQQQLQEAQAQQQQHLPTEALAPADSLNDPAIEGNCLNELAAAVPSTVALLPPTATESLAPSNTFVAPQPVVVASPAKLQAAATLTEVANGIESLGVKPDLPPPPSKAPVKKENQWFDVGVIKGTNVMVTHYFLPPDDAIPSDDDSGTVPDYNQLKKQELQPGTAYKFRVAGINACGRGPFSEISAFKTCLPGFPGAPCAIKISKSPDGAHLTWEPPSVTSGKIIEYSVYLAIQSSQAGGEPKSSTPAQLAFMRVYCGPSPSCLVQSSSLSNAHIDYTTKPAIIFRIAARNEKGYGPATQVRWLQETSKDSSGAKPASKRPMSSPEMKSAPKKSKADGQ